From one Coffea eugenioides isolate CCC68of chromosome 11, Ceug_1.0, whole genome shotgun sequence genomic stretch:
- the LOC113751835 gene encoding purple acid phosphatase 8-like — MASKNLQNIILLYKIILICGLCLVYSKAELQRFEHPIKPDGSLSILVVGDWGRRGAYNQTEVAAQMAKIGEQVDPDFIISTGDNFYEDGLTGVDDPAFEESFSNIYLGPSLQKQWYNVLGNHDYRGDVLAQLDPILRKKDSKWLCLRSFILNTDVAEFFFIDTTPFVDKYFTNPKDHKYDWRGVLPREEYLFNLLKDLDTALKESSSDWKIVVGHHTLRSAGKHGITFELEERLLPVLQENHVDLYVNGHDHCLEHISSPDSPLQFLTSGGGSKAWRGNVRPWSPEELKLYYDGQGFMTMKLTKYDVYIQFYDIFGNILHQWSRSKGLYFV, encoded by the exons ATGGCTTCCAAGAACCTCCAGAATATCATTCTTCTCTACAAGATCATTCTCATTTGTGGGCTGTGTTTGGTTTACTCAAAAGCTGAACTTCAAAGGTTTGAACATCCCATCAAACCTGATGGATCGCTCAGTATTTTGGTTGTTGGAGACTGGGGAAGAAGAGGAGCTTATAACCAAACAGAAGTTGCAGCTCAG ATGGCAAAAATTGGCGAGCAGGTGGACccagattttatcatttctaCTGGAGACAATTTTTACGAAGATGGATTGACCGGTGTCGATGATCCAGCATTCGAGGAGTCATTTAGCAATATCTATTTGGGCCCAAGTCTGCAAAAGCAGTGGTACAATG TTTTAGGAAACCATGATTATAGAGGGGATGTTTTGGCACAATTGGATCCCATCCTCAGAAAAAAGGATAGTAAATGGTTATGTCTCAGATCTTTTATCCTCAATACAG ATGTTGCGGAATTTTTCTTCATCGATACAACTCCATTCGTAGATAAATATTTCACTAACCCAAAAGATCATAAATATGACTGGAGAGGAGTGCTGCCAAGAGAGGAATATCTTTTTAATTTGTTGAAG GATTTAGACACTGCCCTAAAGGAATCAAGTTCAGATTGGAAGATAGTTGTTGGTCACCATACACTTAGAAGTGCTGGAAAACATGGAATCACATTTGAGCTCGAGGAAAGGCTTCTTCCAGTGCTTCAG GAAAACCATGTTGATCTTTACGTCAATGGACACGACCATTGCTTGGAACACATCAGTAGCCCAGACAG TCCACTCCAATTTCTGACAAGTGGTGGAGGATCAAAGGCATGGAGGGGAAATGTTCGGCCTTGGAGTCCTGAGGAGTTGAAGTTGTATTATGATGGGCAAGGTTTCATGACCATGAAGCTCACCAAGTACGATGTTTATATCCAGTTCTATGATATTTTTGGCAACATTTTGCACCAATGGAGCCGTTCAAAGGGGTTGTATTTTGTGTAA
- the LOC113752338 gene encoding RNA-binding protein 42-like, whose translation MSSTSAAAASSSSSTASSQFTYTTGTYFPTPFHLQQPQTYVAAAAAASILQFPAPPPAVPHVYPAPATIPTVYSLPQYQQAQQLFQRDAQTITLEALESVKAALASSEIEHKAETKKKTVPRKAAGQAWEDPTLADWPENDSRLFCGDLGNEVNDDVLSKAFSRFPSFNMARDWH comes from the exons ATGTCGTCGACATCGGCTGCTGCAGCTTCTTCTTCATCCTCAACGGCGTCGTCTCAATTCACCTACACTACCGGCACGTACTTTCCGACTCCGTTTCACCTACAACAGCCGCAAACCTATGTGGCTGCTGCCGCTGCCGCTTCAATTCTGCAATTTCCTGCTCCTCCTCCTGCGGTTCCCCACGTTTATCCTGCTCCCGCTACAATCCCTACCGTGTACTCCCTCCCTCAGTATCAACAG GCCCAGCAATTATTTCAGAGGGATGCACAAACAATAACACTTGAAGCGCTAGAGAGTGTGAAAGCTGCGCTTGCAAGTAGTGAGATTGAGCACAAGGCCGAGACTAAGAAGAAAACAGTACCTCGTAAGGCAGCAGGGCAGGCATGGGAGGATCCTACACTTGCAGATTGGCCAGAGA ATGATTCTCGTTTGTTCTGTGGTGATCTTGGTAATGAGGTGAATGATGATGTTCTATCCAAAGCATTTTCAAGATTTCCATCTTTTAACATGGCCAGG GATTGGCACTAA
- the LOC113751834 gene encoding purple acid phosphatase 8-like codes for MASKNLQNIILLYKIILICGLCLVYSKAELPRFEHPIKPDGSLSILVVGDWGRRGAYNQTEVAAQMAKIGGQMDPDFIISTGDNFYEDGLTGIQDPAFEESFSNIYLGPSLQKQWYSVLGNHDYRGDVLAQLDPILRQKDSKWLCLRSFILNTDVAEFFFIDTTPFVDKYFFRPEDDKYDWRGVLPREEYLSNQLKDLDTALKESSSNWKIVVGHHTLKSAGDHGITVELEERLLPVLQENNVDLYVNGHDHCLEHISSPDSPLQFLTSGGGSKAWRGNVQPWSPEELKLYYDGQGFMTMKLTKYDVYVQFYDIFGDILHQWSRSKGFYST; via the exons ATGGCTTCCAAGAACCTCCAGAATATCATTCTTCTCTACAAGATCATTCTCATTTGTGGGCTGTGTTTGGTTTACTCAAAAGCTGAACTTCCAAGGTTTGAACATCCCATCAAACCTGATGGATCGCTCAGTATCCTGGTTGTTGGAGACTGGGGAAGAAGAGGAGCTTATAACCAAACAGAAGTTGCAGCTCAG ATGGCAAAAATTGGAGGCCAGATGGACCCAGATTTCATCATTTCTACGGGAGACAATTTTTACGAAGACGGATTGACTGGTATTCAGGATCCAGCATTCGAGGAGTCATTTAGCAAcatctatttggggccaagccTCCAAAAGCAGTGGTACAGTG TTTTGGGAAACCATGACTATAGAGGTGATGTTTTGGCACAGTTGGATCCCATCCTCAGACAAAAAGATAGCAAATGGTTATGTCTTAGATCTTTTATCCTCAATACAG ATGTTGCGGAATTTTTCTTCATCGATACAACGCCATTCGTAGATAAATATTTCTTCCGCCCAGAAGATGATAAATATGACTGGAGAGGAGTGCTGCCCAGAGAGGAATATCTTTCAAATCAGTTGAAG GATTTAGACACTGCCCTAAAGGAATCAAGTTCAAATTGGAAGATAGTTGTTGGTCACCATACACTCAAAAGTGCTGGAGATCATGGAATCACAGTTGAGCTTGAGGAAAGACTTCTTCCAGTTCTTCAG GAAAACAATGTTGATCTTTACGTTAATGGACATGACCACTGCTTGGAACACATCAGTAGCCCTGACAG TCCACTCCAATTTCTGACGAGTGGTGGAGGGTCAAAGGCATGGAGGGGAAATGTTCAGCCATGGAGCCCTGAGGAGTTGAAGTTGTATTATGATGGACAAGGTTTCATGACCATGAAACTCACCAAGTACGATGTTTATGTCCAGTTCTATGATATTTTTGGCGACATTTTGCACCAATGGAGCCgttcaaaagggttttactCCACGTAA